The following DNA comes from Solanum stenotomum isolate F172 chromosome 11, ASM1918654v1, whole genome shotgun sequence.
tCTACTCGATGCGGCTTGTTAGACATCCTAGGTTCTTTTCTAAAACCTGATGCTttgaataccaagtttgtcacaacctaAAGTACACCCTAGAACATGACAATCGAATTGAACCCCGAGAGGATATAAATAAGTTATTTGACATAGACACGATGTAATAAATGGCAATTAAAGAGATATATCCAATATAACTCTCAAATCATAAGATGACACAAACAATATCAACAAAGTACATAAGAGATACACTGAATACTACTAAGTCTGCCACAAGTCTTTCTAATAGCATAAGAGTGGTTGAGAGATAACACAGACCCAATAGTCCTTGCAGGTAAAATCACATGCAATGTCAGCATGAAACTAACAAGTAATGctccatacaaaaaaatgaaaagtaatgCTCTATCAAGTTAGAGAAGCGGGTTCAAAGCCTGACCTGGACAAACTTTGTCTCCCAAGCACATATCCCTAGGGTTCTTTCTTAGAGGTCCCCTCTGGACCTGTGTTACCCTTTTTCCGACGATATCCGATCACCGGAGTCTACTTTTCCTACTTTCAACTCTTTTGCACCCTCCAGTTTACCCTCTTTCAATGGACAATAGACTTTGTTTTAGATCTAGGAAAAAATGTTATGAGATTTCTATATATTCATCAGATTTAGTACTTTGGTTTGATTGGGTGGAGAATGTGACGAATTCTATTAGAAGGTTAACTCTAAGTAAATGTGCTTTACTCTGGTTATGCAGAAGAATGAGTGACGCATCAGAAAACAGGGGGAAGAACTTTAAATCGTGGAGATGCAGAGATTTCTCTACTTATATTTATTGCTCTCAAAAGTTCAATAAGTACAGGAGGTTTCTTTCCATTATTACAGCTAAGAGATATAACAGAGTTGTGATCATCATTCCAGAAAGTTCTTATAATAAGGGATGGGGCCTAGTGGCTACAAAGATTGAGGAACTTATTACAGAGAAAACTAGCACTCCTGGTGCATTTATTACAAATGGAGGTACAACAGAACATTTATTAAATGAGAAGGGCAGCTTCAAAGATTACTCTTAATAAGAGAAAGTGGACTTTAAAGGAAGCTGAGGTTGATGTTGTGAAGAACCAACTTTCTGTGAAAACTCAAGAGGCTGATAATGATCGTCTACGCAGATGTCTAGTTGGTCGATTCAATGGTGGGGATGAAGTTCCGACTCGCAATGAGGTGAGAAGATGGGCTCTACAGACATGGAAAGGGACTCAAAATATCCAAGTGTATGACATGAATGGTTTTCAGTTTCTCTTTGAGTTCCAATCAAGGAAAGCAGCTGAACACATTCTTATGGGCGACTGGAGAAGACAAGGGGTCATCTTAACACTTGACCGGTGGTCTCCGACAAAGGGCTCCTTTCCAATCCAAACCAAGTTTGATTGGTTTTGGATCAGAGTACATGGTCTTCCTCTACACCTCTGGTCCACAAGTGTCATGAAAGAGATAGGTGATAAATGTGGAGGTTGGcgggaaaatgaagaagaaacgGAACTTAAAAACCACCTGCGATGGGCTCGCATTCGGGTTTAGGGTCCTAGGGAGACAATACCACTGTCCATTGATGTTGATGATGGAAATATGATTTTCTGTATGCCCATATGGGTAGGGTCGTCGGCGATGTACAAGAAAAAAGAGATAGTTACTAACCCTAGATATGTGACTATAGCTGGTAAATGAGAACCAAGAGTAGTTCTGGGTTGTGGAAAGTATAAGAAGACTTTTCATGAAAAAGGCAAAGAGGTTGTAGGTCTTTACCTAACAGATTTTGTGGGGTCTGACACGCAACATGTGGTGTCAGCTTTAGAGCAGGTGGCTTGTAGCAGTGCTGAATATTTGAATTTACAAGAATATGTGGGGCCTGATCGAATTCTTTTAAATTCCACTTTGCCACCAAACATGGATCAACCAGAAAGTCCTTTTAGGCCTATTCATTTAACTCCCAGACCAAAGCCCACATCAGAACCATTTATTGAGCCTATTGGGTCACAAGAGCCTTATCAAGAGGAGGACCGGCTCCTTTTTCAGAAATGAACAGATGAGATGAGCTTTTTAATTAAGAAGTCCAATGGATTCACAGAACCCTTTAAGGGAGTCgggcaaataaaaaaaaatctttaaacaTTCCAGCATTGATGAGGACACAAAATTCTACATGCGAATGGAAACATCTCCCAAGAACTTTCAGAGCCTTATCATAGACAATTTGCAGATCaaagaaagcaaaaaaacaAGCGATCTAGTTTCAAGCCAAATGGATAGCATTAAGGGAATTGACAGTGAGGTGGAAGAAGGCGTTATAGAGCTCTTCAGAGAACAAATGGTAGAGTATGAGGACCCTAAACCATTAGCAATGGATGACAACATTGTATAAGACTGTATTGAATCACAAGCAACGCTAAGGTTTCAACTCAATCTACTCAAACTTAGTCGTTTGTTTGGAGTATCTACCAAAGggtatgaaaaataattttattcctTAATCATGAAATTAGAGTAAAACAAGCCAAGGGAGAATTAGAAACCAAAGGATAGTTCATCAAGCAGGTTCAACAACAATGTCCCAAAGGAATTAAGGAATTTAATTTTCAACATGAATTTCAAGGATGGTGAGCCAAGAATCAGAGGGAGAAGCCTAACTATTGTGGAACAATGAGGGTGAAATTAGTTTCATGGAATGTAAGGGGTCTAAACGAGGAAAATAAAAGGGGATTAGTTAGAAATCTAGTTAGTCAATGGGGGGCAAATATTTATGTCTTAGTGGAAACTAAACTGACGGGTAACGTAAGTAGTCTATTGCATACTATTTGGAACAATAAATGGGTGGGGGAGTTGCATTTGGAAGCAGTGGGGAACAGTGGAGGGATACTAATACTATGGGACATTAGGGTCTGGGAAGGGGAGTTAGTAGAGAGTGGTGAGCAATGCATTtcttgcaaattaacaagtcagaACCAGAATTTAACATGGTACCTGGCGACTGTCTATGCGAAGTGCAAAAGAATGGAAATAAGGGATCTCTGGTGTGAATTGGGAGCCATGAGAAGTCTATGTGAAGGGCCGTGGGTAGTGTGTGGTGATTTTAATGTCGTCAGATATCCATCAGAAAGAACAAACTGTTCATCTATCAATGTGGCTATGTTAGAATTCTTTGATTGTATTGATGAGCTGGAGCTTATAGACCCTCATTTATTTGGAGGGTCTTTCACTTGGAGAAGAGGAGAGAACCATACAACTGCATCAAGGATTGACAGAATAATGTATTCTGCTCAATGGGAGAAACTCTTCACCCTCATTAGACAATCAACTCCTCCAAAGTTGGTATCTGATCATAACCCAGTTCTACTGACTTGTGGAGACATGAACTTCAAGAAGTCatacttcaaatttgaaaactGGTGGATGGGGGTTTAAGGCTTCAAGGCTAAAGTGAGTTTCTGGTGGTCATCATTTGTAGTTACTGGTACAACAGGTTTTGTCTTAGCTGAAAAGCTGAAACtcctaaaaaggaaattaaaggaATGGAGCAAGAATAATAGGAGCAACTGGAAACAACAAAAGGAAGAAATCCTTGACAAATTGTCCAAATGGGAGATCCTTCAGGAGCAAAGACCACTTACAAATGATGAATTAATGCAAAAAACaaatttggcaatgtccttTGAAGAAGTTGTCAAAAATGAAGAGATAAGATGGAGACAAAGATCTAGAATACAATAGTTGAAGCAGGGGGATAAGTACACAAAGTTTTTTCATAGAATAGCTACATCTCGCAAAAGATACAACACCATAGAATCTTTAAATGTGGAGGGAAACAATGTCACTGATCCTACTGATATCAATGAGGCAATCAAGAGTTACTACAAAAATTTGTACAAGGAGACAGAAGTTTGGAGGTCAGAATTACAATTTTAGGGGATTACTTGTATTAATGAGGATGAAAAGGAAGAGTTATAGAAACAAATTGAGAATGAGGAGATTCTAGAATGCATTAAACTTTGTGCGATGGAGAAAGCTCCTGGGCCCGATGGTTTTCCCATTCCTTCTATCTTATATTCTGGGAAGTAATGAAAAAAGACATCAAAGGTATGATACACGAGTTCTATAATACTCAGAGGTCTGAGAGAAGTTTCAATGCAACCTTTGTGG
Coding sequences within:
- the LOC125845939 gene encoding uncharacterized protein LOC125845939: MRVKLVSWNVRGLNEENKRGLVRNLVSQWGANIYVLVETKLTGNVSSLLHTIWNNKWVGELHLEAVGNSGGILILWDIRVWEGELVESGEQCISCKLTSQNQNLTWYLATVYAKCKRMEIRDLWCELGAMRSLCEGPWVVCGDFNVVRYPSERTNCSSINVAMLEFFDCIDELELIDPHLFGGSFTWRRGENHTTASRIDRIMYSAQWEKLFTLIRQSTPPKLVSDHNPVLLTCFVLAEKLKLLKRKLKEWSKNNRSNWKQQKEEILDKLSKWEILQEQRPLTNDELMQKTNLAMSFEEVVKNEEIRWRQRSRIQ